In a genomic window of Branchiostoma lanceolatum isolate klBraLanc5 chromosome 12, klBraLanc5.hap2, whole genome shotgun sequence:
- the LOC136446479 gene encoding uncharacterized protein, with the protein MPTHKADDESLAEFSGVPGSLSGRHRRSTEDLPPHFHSYLSHPPIAWDNSAAGRAMCPWTYEHNFNATRFPHTITMAERTDDDDRCLDNGVRRVGMVCLPVLFKMNVWARDGDDQWQHAEEFVPVGYTCATPRTA; encoded by the exons ATGCCCACCCACAAGGCTGACGACGAGAGTTTGGCCGAGTTTTCCGGAGTACCGGGAAGTCTGTCCGGTCGGCACCGGAGGAGCACGGAAGACCTGCCGCCCCACTTCCACAGCTACCTGTCCCACCCTCCCATCGCCTGGGACAACAGCGCCGCAGGACGCGCCATGTGCCCCTGGAC ATACGAACACAACTTCAACGCCACCCGTTTCCCCCACACCATCACCATGGCCGAGAGGACAGACGACGACGACCGTTGCCTTGACAACGGTGTGCGGCGGGTGGGGATGGTGTGCCTGCCCGTGCTGTTCAAGATGAACGTGTGGGCACGTGACGGTGACGACCAATGGCAGCACGCGGAGGAATTCGTGCCCGTGGGTTACACCTGTGCCACTCCGCGGACAGCATAG
- the LOC136446511 gene encoding uncharacterized protein — protein sequence MICAQVNDMQVQNPINIYFPHTRSLCYYTTADPCRPPQLKSYSEQIHDGFYLNVRLNPVKAAVHPSQGDYIDTCKMITVHIAVYICNDPSSHSTSKIRASRGLSLENFPNIEVIPHDDIGTIVTICSELGITSKGEWPIQYATVSEQSRNKDTIARDTRSACFDSRVGQYSIPLNLNDEMDPYSMPNLSESLQKICPEVGPPHCVTVAVLDTGILGCHKEFLDKIVAMKNFVPNEANDLCYDFHGHGTSCAGIVLRTAPFVRLVICKVMSSQGHGRLTWAAEAIDWLLNDKAGPKNYCPVDIISMSFGCNSFDSDLRRAVSEAVGRGKVVVAAASNDGRKKLTNIAFPARFGDVICVGSCNNLGQPSSFTPTGREIDFLAPGEDIEAPSSSYCEYQTRSGTSEATPIVAGIAAMVISYAETTGGRTMRSTVSHTAVMREILRKMASMPGHHDEHMGYGNLDPWRLFKYGPDHFRQVVEEIVGPLPAEAHAHQPASTRKRKRRASDSEVHVKKGDGP from the exons ATGATATGTGCCCAAGTCAATGATATGCAAGTACAAAATCCCATCAACATTTACTTCCCACATACGCGTTCTCTATGTTACTACACTACAGCCGATCCATGCCGACCCCCACAACTCAAATCTTATTCAGAACAAATTCACGACGGGTTCTATTTGAATGTACGCCTAAATCCCGTGAAAGCGGCTGTGCACCCATCTCAGGGAGACTATATTGATACTTGTAAGATGATAACAGTGCACATTGCTGTGTATATATGCAATGACCCTAGCTCCCATTCTACTTCAAAAATAAGGGCATCGCGAGGCCTGTCGTTAGAAAACTTTCCAAATATTGAAGTCATTCCTCATGACGATATAGGAACCATAGTAACGATCTGCAGTGAACTTGGGATAACATCTAAGGGTGAGTGGCCAATACAGTACGCAACAGTGTCAGAGCAATCAAGGAATAAGGACACTATAGCTAGGGACACGAGGTCTGCTTGTTTCGACTCCAGAGTAGGCCAATATAGCATTCCCTTGAATTTGAATGATGAAATGGACCCTTACAGCATGCCAAATTTGTCTGAGTCGCTACAGAAGATATGCCCCGAAGTTGGCCCTCCTCATTGTGTCACAGTTGCGGTTCTGGACACAGGGATTCTCGGTTGTCACAAAGAATTCCTTGATAAGATTGTTGCTATGAAGAACTTCGTGCCGAACGAAGCAAATGACCTCTGCTATGACTTTCACGGTCACGGGACGAGCTGTGCGGGTATTGTGCTTCGAACCGCTCCTTTCGTACGTTTGGTGATCTGTAAGGTGATGAGTAGTCAAGGTCATGGTCGACTGACATGGGCAGCAGAGGCCATTGATTGGTTGTTGAATGACAAGGCCGGTCCCAAGAACTACTGTCCAGTTGACATTATCTCCATGTCGTTCGGTTGTAACTCCTTTGATTCCGACTTGAGACGAGCGGTTTCTGAAGCTGTGGGCCGTGGCAAAGTGGTAGTTGCTGCCGCAAGTAACGACGGGAGAAAGAAACTCACGAACATCGCCTTTCCCGCGAGATTTGGGGACGTGATCTGTGTGGGAAGCTGCAACAATCTGGGCCAGCCGTCTTCCTTCACTCCAACTGGACGTGAGATTGACTTTCTTGCACCCGGGGAGGACATAGAGGCCCCAAGTTCTTCATATTGCGAATACCAGACCAGATCAGGAACATCAGAGGCGACACCAATAGTTGCTGGCATTGCAGCCATGGTGATCTCGTATGCAGAAACTACAG GCGGCCGAACGATGAGATCTACTGTCAGCCACACAGCTGTCATGCGGGAGATCCTCCGCAAGATGGCGTCCATGCCTGGTCATCATGACGAGCACATGGG TTACGGTAACCTTGACCCCTGGCGGCTGTTCAAGTACGGACCGGACCACTTCCGGCAGGTGGTGGAGGAGATCGTCGGGCCGCTTCCCGCCGAGGCGCATGCGCACCAACCTGCAAGCACACGGAAGCGGAAACGGAGAGCAAGTGACTCTGAAGTTCACGTAAAGAAAGGAGATGGACCCTAG